From the Anolis sagrei isolate rAnoSag1 chromosome 12, rAnoSag1.mat, whole genome shotgun sequence genome, one window contains:
- the DDX51 gene encoding ATP-dependent RNA helicase DDX51 has protein sequence MALFLVPRYEGDGKKEEGNSPQKASQLLLRRLQEKALLREKQKTQPNLTISGPQIHEENEVLGSKDENEVIPVQIKGKKRKRDKSLKKVGKKNQNKKHKEEDFGETDPGVKTADLEEDKEGGGEEEKEEEKKRKIGGGGEEEKDRSPSAPECSPNPVPPSAIVLGHRSHRTVQKVRPHLPPWLSAPQRIKKRIKANLLPLADLPHLHPTLMKKLQANGIKAFFPVQAEVIPAILSGCSGGFLAGRGGFRPSDLCVSAPTGSGKTLAFVVPIVQALLGRVVCQVRALVVLPTKELAQQVSKVFNLYTDGTGLKVVQITGQKSFAKEQESLVEKTLSGFRSLPDIVVATPGRLVDHLQETPHFGLSQLRFLVIDEADRMVDGMHQDWLRQVTQAVFWEQEAGAGTFERKEEAHLTAAGASVPRLPFQKLLFSATLTRDAEKLQTLGLFRPRLFMPEEEGKEEGEEKEEEEEEGGGGGEEKKYSLPEGLSQFFVPCSLRWKPLFLLHFLLRLKFSRVLCFVNSKETSHRLFLLVKAFGGVSVAEFSSRLTPNQRKATLKEFERGKIQLLISTDATARGIDVDGVKCVISYEAPQFIRTYIHRVGRTARAGRAGLAFTLLLKQQESRFLRMLSQAGLPAVDQQVVRADEIWPLVPRYQEALQQLQEVVKEERAEKLS, from the exons GTATGAAGGCGatgggaagaaagaggagggaaacagCCCACAAAAGGCGTCTCAGTTGTTGCTGCGACGTTTGCAGGAAAAGGCCCTCCTtcgagagaagcagaaaacacagCCAAACCTCACCATTTCTGGCCCCCAAATCCATGAAGAAAATGAAGTTTTGGGGTCAAAGGATGAAAATGAAGTGATTCCGGTGCAAATAAAGGGAAAGAAGCGGAAACGGGACAAATCTTTGAAGAAAGTtggcaaaaaaaatcagaacaagAAACACAAGGAGGAAGATTTCGGGGAAACAGATCCAG ggGTGAAAACAGCTGATctagaagaagacaaagaaggaggaggagaagaagagaaagaggaggagaagaagagaaagataggaggaggaggagaagaagagaaagataggAGCCCATCCGCTCCGGAGTGCAGTCCAAACCCAGTTCCTCCGAGTGCGATTGTCCTGGGCCATCGCAGTCACAGAACGGTGCAGAAG GTGAGGCCACACTTACCGCCATGGCTGTCGGCACCGCAGCGGATCAAGAAGCGCATCAAGGCCAACCTGCTCCCTCTCGCCGACCTCCCTCACCTTCACCCGACACTGATGAAGAAGCTGCAAGCCAACGGGATCAAAGCTTTCTTTCCAG TCCAGGCggaagtgattccggccattttGTCTGGCTGTTCCGGGGGCTTCCTGGCCGGGCGGGGGGGCTTCCGGCCCAGCGACCTCTGCGTCTCGGCCCCCACCGGCAGCGGGAAGACCCTGGCCTTCGTGGTGCCCATCGTCCAG GCACTTTTGGGCCGTGTTGTCTGCCAGGTCCGAGCGCTGGTTGTCCTTCCCACGAAAGAGCTGGCCCAGCAG GTGAGCAAAGTATTCAATCTGTACACCGACGGAACAGGGCTAAAAGTGGTCCAGATCACCGGCCAGAAATCCTTTGCTAAAGAACAAGAGTCGCTTGTGGAGAAAAC GCTGAGTGGTTTCCGTAGCCTGCCGGACATCGTGGTGGCCACTCCGGGCCGCTTGGTGGACCACCTGCAGGAGACCCCGCACTTCGGCCTCTCACAGCTTCGCTTCCTG GTCATCGACGAAGCAGATCGCATGGTGGACGGGATGCACCAGGATTGGCTGAGGCAGGTGACGCAGGCCGTCTTCTGGGAGCAAGAGGCCGGTGCCGGGACCTTTGAGCGGAAGGAGGAGGCGCACCTCACGGCGGCCGG gGCCTCCGTGCCTCGGCTCCCCTTCCAGAAGCTTCTCTTCTCGGCCACTTTGACGCGCGACGCAGAGAAGCTGCAGACCTTGGGCCTCTTCCGCCCGAGGCTCTTCATGccggaagaagaagggaaggaggaaggagaggagaaggaggaggaggaggaagaaggaggaggaggaggagaggagaagaaataCTCGCTCCCCGAGGGCCTCTCG CAATTCTTCGTGCCTTGCAGCCTGCGCTGGAAGCCGCTCTTCCTGCTGCACTTCCTCCTCCGCCTGAAGTTCTCCCGCGTCCTCTGCTTCGTCAACAGCAAGGAGACCTCCCAccg GTTGTTCCTGCTGGTCAAGGCCTTTGGAGGGGTCAGCGTGGCCGAGTTTTCTTCAAGGTTGACCCCAAACCAAAGGAAAGCAACGCTGAAGGAGTTTGAAAGAGGGAAGATCCAGCT ACTAATCAGCACGGACGCCACGGCAAGAGGGATCGACGTGGACGGGGTGAAGTGCGTCATCAGCTACGAAGCGCCGCAGTTCATCCGGACTTACATCCACCG GGTGGGCCGCACAGCGAGGGCCGGGAGAGCTGGCTTGGCCTTCACGCTCCTCTTAAAGCAGCAG GAGTCCCGCTTCCTGCGGATGCTGTCCCAAGCCGGCCTCCCCGCCGTCGATCAGCAGGTGGTCAGAGCGGACGAGATCTGGCCGCTGGTCCCTCGCTACCAAGAGGCCCTGCAGCAGCTCCAGGAGGTGGTCAAG GAGGAGAGAGCTGAGAAACTGTCTTGA
- the LOC132764075 gene encoding glutathione S-transferase theta-3-like → MVLELYLDLVSQPCRAVYIFAKKNKIPFEFKLVELTKGQHKGEDFLKVNPDGKVPAMRDGDFALAESIAILLYLARKHRAPDHWYPSDLQKRARVDEYLSWQHKGARQAGSKVFLIKALVPRFLGRPLPEEKLAAAIKELDEVLAFFEEKFLGEGRPFIAGSQPSLADLVALVELMQPVASGHDIFASRPKMAAWRSRVEEAVGRELFQEAHKPLFDSMDANLDHLPPALREQLAGILLKYIG, encoded by the exons ATGGTTCTGGAGCTGTACCTGGACCTGGTCTCCCAACCTTGTCGCGCCGTCTACATCTTCGCCAAAAAGAACAAGATCCCCTTCGAATTCAAACTTGTTGAACTCACTAAAg GGCAACACAAAGGGGAGGATTTCTTGAAAGTGAATCCGGACGGGAAAGTGCCGGCCATGAGAGACGGGGACTTTGCCTTGGCCGAGAG CATTGCCATCCTGCTCTACCTGGCACGGAAACACCGGGCGCCCGACCACTGGTACCCCTCCGACCTGCAGAAGAGGGCCCGCGTGGACGAGTACCTCTCCTGGCAGCACAAGGGCGCACGCCAGGCCGGCTCCAAGGTCTTCCTCATCAAG GCGCTGGTGCCGCGCTTCCTGGGCCGCCCTCTTCCCGAGGAGAAGCTGGCGGCGGCCATAAAAGAGTTGGACGAGGTGCTGGCGTTCTTTGAGGAGAAGTTTCTGGGAGAGGGGCGGCCCTTCATCGCCGGCAGCCAGCCCTCCCTGGCCGACCTGGTGGCCCTGGTCGAACTCATGCag CCCGTTGCCAGTGGCCACGACATCTTCGCCTCCCGCCCCAAGATGGCTGCCTGGCGCTCCCGCGTGGAGGAGGCCGTGGGGAGGGAGCTCTTCCAGGAGGCCCACAAGCCCCTCTTCGACAGCATGGACGCCAACCTGGACCACCTCCCTCCGGCCCTCCGGGAGCAGCTCGCGGGCATTCTCCTCAAGTACATCGGCTGA